A stretch of Imperialibacter roseus DNA encodes these proteins:
- a CDS encoding helix-turn-helix domain-containing protein, which translates to MLLQPDMPYTEFRPNLRLQQFVECYWCVKSATQLSSFRPVFPDACSDVIFNFSAPLLYEEHGKISCNKFQSFYVGIQTAPIFTKAGGATDLLGVRFKNQGAWRFLRRPLAEFSNKTASLKELDEGDLHNLTEQMAFLPVSERINLIELRLLERLGNESQYDLVDQFFNRPSESIHAFCKANHLSERTLERKSRERVGVSPKMYQRIVRFRRASGKLSGFDGSLMEFAWDMGYYDHAHLAKDFREFGHFLPSSLMH; encoded by the coding sequence ATGTTGTTGCAGCCTGATATGCCCTATACCGAATTTCGTCCGAACCTCAGGCTGCAGCAGTTTGTAGAGTGCTATTGGTGTGTCAAAAGTGCCACTCAGCTCAGTAGCTTCAGGCCCGTGTTTCCCGACGCCTGTTCCGACGTTATTTTCAACTTCTCTGCCCCACTTCTCTACGAGGAGCATGGCAAAATTTCCTGTAACAAGTTTCAGTCCTTTTATGTCGGCATCCAAACCGCACCTATTTTCACAAAAGCAGGCGGTGCAACAGATTTATTGGGTGTGAGGTTTAAAAACCAGGGAGCGTGGAGGTTTCTGAGGCGTCCGCTGGCGGAATTTAGCAACAAGACCGCCTCACTTAAGGAACTGGACGAGGGTGATTTGCACAACCTGACTGAGCAAATGGCTTTTTTGCCAGTTTCAGAAAGGATCAACCTGATTGAGCTTCGATTGCTTGAACGATTGGGAAATGAGAGCCAGTATGATTTGGTGGATCAGTTCTTCAACAGGCCATCAGAGTCGATCCATGCATTTTGCAAAGCAAATCACCTGAGTGAGCGAACTTTGGAAAGAAAGTCCCGGGAAAGGGTTGGCGTGTCTCCAAAAATGTACCAGCGCATCGTTCGCTTCAGAAGGGCCTCCGGGAAGCTTTCAGGCTTCGATGGGTCGTTGATGGAATTTGCCTGGGATATGGGCTACTACGATCATGCTCACCTTGCCAAAGATTTCCGGGAATTTGGACACTTTTTGCCATCCAGCCTTATGCATTAA
- a CDS encoding cysteine desulfurase family protein has protein sequence MRVYLDNAATTPLDKEVLEAMLPYLTEHFGNPSSIHGHGRLVRSAIERSRKKVAELLNTSPSEIFFTSGGTEADNTALTKSIEAYGLTHAITSKIEHHAVLHTLEYLHEQGKIDLTYVELDEKGHVSLDHLEAFLKDHPGKALVSLMHANNEIGNLNDIEKIGQLAKEYQAVFHTDTVQAVGHYRHDLQALNLNMMVGAAHKFHGPKGVGFLHINHNCKIHPFIHGGAQERNMRGGTENVPGIIGLAKALELAYEHMDEHRKHMESLKESMIRQLSANIEGITFNGDSANLNNSLYTVLSVSLPPNEDNDMLLFSLDIEGVSASGGSACSSGSNVGSHVLGALGVDPMRGNIRFSFSRFTTQQDIDFTVQKLTELVAVRA, from the coding sequence ATGCGAGTATACCTTGACAACGCTGCCACCACACCACTCGATAAAGAAGTGCTGGAGGCGATGCTACCCTACCTGACCGAGCACTTCGGCAACCCAAGTTCCATACACGGGCATGGGAGACTGGTGCGGTCGGCGATTGAAAGGTCAAGGAAAAAAGTGGCTGAGCTATTGAATACCTCCCCTTCAGAAATCTTTTTTACTTCCGGCGGCACCGAGGCTGACAATACTGCGCTGACGAAGTCAATTGAAGCCTATGGCCTCACGCATGCCATCACGTCAAAAATCGAGCACCACGCTGTGCTTCACACACTTGAGTATCTTCACGAGCAGGGCAAGATTGACCTAACCTATGTGGAGCTTGACGAAAAAGGTCATGTAAGCCTGGATCACCTGGAGGCGTTTCTGAAAGACCATCCCGGCAAGGCTTTGGTCAGCCTGATGCATGCCAACAATGAAATTGGCAACCTGAATGATATTGAGAAAATAGGCCAACTGGCTAAGGAGTACCAAGCCGTTTTCCATACTGATACCGTGCAGGCAGTAGGGCACTACCGCCACGACCTGCAGGCGCTCAACCTGAACATGATGGTGGGTGCGGCCCACAAATTTCACGGGCCAAAAGGCGTTGGCTTCCTGCACATCAACCATAACTGCAAGATTCATCCCTTCATCCATGGCGGAGCACAAGAGAGAAATATGCGGGGAGGCACTGAAAACGTTCCGGGCATCATTGGCCTGGCCAAAGCGCTGGAGCTTGCTTATGAGCACATGGACGAGCACCGGAAGCACATGGAAAGCTTGAAAGAAAGCATGATCCGCCAGTTATCCGCCAACATTGAGGGCATTACCTTTAACGGCGACTCGGCCAATCTTAATAACAGCCTTTACACTGTGCTCAGTGTCAGCCTTCCTCCCAACGAAGACAACGACATGTTGCTCTTCAGCCTTGATATAGAAGGAGTTTCTGCTTCTGGTGGCAGCGCTTGCTCCAGCGGTTCGAACGTTGGCTCACATGTGTTGGGTGCTTTGGGAGTAGATCCCATGCGGGGAAATATCCGTTTTTCTTTCTCCCGCTTCACCACCCAACAAGACATAGACTTCACCGTTCAAAAACTGACTGAGCTTGTGGCTGTCAGAGCCTGA
- the mazG gene encoding nucleoside triphosphate pyrophosphohydrolase, with protein MEKIPAPDLRREEKLKAFDRLLTIMDELRENCPWDKKQTFETLRHLTIEETYELSDAILEGDKDEIKEEVGDLMLHLVFYSRIGSETGSFDVADVIDALCEKLINRHPHIYGDVKAENEEVVKQNWEKIKLKEKGNKSVLGGVPKTLPALVKAIRIQDKARGVGFDWEEKQQVWEKVEEEMQEFKEEFNVSGEKEIDREKAQGEFGDLLFSLVNYARFIDIDPEEALERTNKKFIKRFQYLEQESAKEGKSLGEMTLAEMDEYWNRAKKL; from the coding sequence ATGGAAAAAATACCCGCCCCAGATTTACGAAGAGAAGAAAAATTGAAAGCCTTTGACAGGTTGCTTACCATTATGGATGAGCTGCGTGAAAACTGCCCGTGGGACAAAAAGCAGACCTTTGAAACGCTCCGCCACCTGACAATAGAGGAAACCTATGAATTGTCAGATGCCATTCTGGAGGGAGATAAGGATGAGATCAAAGAAGAGGTGGGTGATTTGATGCTTCACCTGGTTTTTTACTCAAGGATTGGGTCGGAAACTGGCAGCTTTGATGTGGCCGATGTCATTGATGCATTGTGTGAAAAGCTAATCAACCGGCACCCACATATTTATGGCGATGTGAAGGCCGAAAACGAAGAAGTAGTCAAGCAAAACTGGGAGAAGATCAAGCTAAAAGAAAAGGGCAATAAGTCTGTGCTAGGTGGCGTGCCAAAAACCCTGCCTGCGCTGGTAAAAGCGATCAGGATCCAGGATAAAGCCAGAGGTGTTGGTTTTGACTGGGAAGAGAAGCAGCAGGTGTGGGAAAAGGTTGAAGAAGAAATGCAGGAATTCAAGGAAGAATTCAATGTGAGCGGCGAAAAGGAAATTGACAGGGAGAAGGCACAAGGTGAATTTGGTGATTTGCTTTTTTCACTGGTCAATTATGCACGATTTATTGATATCGATCCTGAGGAGGCCCTGGAGCGAACCAATAAGAAATTCATTAAGCGATTCCAATACCTCGAGCAGGAGTCGGCTAAAGAAGGAAAGAGTCTTGGGGAAATGACGCTGGCAGAAATGGACGAATACTGGAACCGGGCGAAGAAATTGTGA
- a CDS encoding DUF1761 domain-containing protein translates to MKTLKINHWAILVIVVLGQVIPALWYGMFAETWMRLNNLTEADVMSGGSTPYISSVVTAVVFAYVLAWLFKRMNVGSAADGAKTAFIMAVSFSLLMHMTVNFFSMRPYGLAWVDGGADLVVWTLAGTILGGWRKYEN, encoded by the coding sequence ATGAAAACACTGAAAATCAATCACTGGGCCATTTTGGTCATTGTTGTGCTTGGTCAGGTTATTCCTGCCCTGTGGTATGGGATGTTTGCAGAAACCTGGATGCGGCTTAATAACCTTACCGAAGCTGATGTGATGTCGGGAGGATCCACGCCCTACATTTCGAGTGTAGTTACTGCCGTTGTTTTTGCCTATGTGTTGGCATGGCTTTTCAAAAGAATGAATGTCGGGTCGGCTGCCGATGGCGCAAAAACAGCCTTTATTATGGCTGTTTCGTTTTCGCTGCTCATGCACATGACAGTAAATTTCTTTTCGATGAGACCTTACGGCTTAGCCTGGGTCGACGGGGGAGCGGATCTTGTGGTTTGGACGCTAGCCGGCACTATTCTGGGCGGCTGGAGAAAGTACGAAAACTAG
- a CDS encoding VOC family protein: protein MQKFQQLSPNMMVASVEESMAYYSTIFGFTEGPSVPAPSGGLQWGMVMHGAVQLMFQTAASIGEDLPGFNTEKTGGSLSLFIEVDDAAALFREVEAKVEVFMPLKDTFYGKREFGIRDLNGYLLVFASDIK from the coding sequence ATGCAAAAATTTCAACAGCTTTCACCAAACATGATGGTCGCAAGTGTGGAGGAGTCCATGGCCTACTATTCGACAATTTTTGGCTTTACCGAAGGGCCGAGCGTGCCTGCCCCGAGCGGTGGTCTTCAATGGGGAATGGTGATGCATGGAGCGGTGCAGCTCATGTTTCAGACCGCTGCAAGTATTGGCGAAGATCTTCCAGGCTTCAATACTGAAAAAACTGGCGGCAGTCTCTCGTTATTCATCGAAGTGGACGATGCCGCTGCGCTGTTTCGGGAGGTAGAGGCAAAAGTGGAGGTCTTTATGCCACTAAAAGACACCTTCTATGGGAAGCGAGAATTTGGTATCCGTGATCTCAACGGATACCTGTTGGTGTTTGCAAGCGACATCAAGTAA
- a CDS encoding YqaA family protein encodes MNRQGFLLQNLLKGLAWFALLVVVYLVVKRYVDVDYLDWLSPIYEKPLYVFSIFTVSEVVVGIIPPEVFMIWSLREGVAAIYISNVLILAALSYAAGVIGYFIGSYLNQTQFYKALEKNFFGKYTTYLDEYGGFLIIVAALTPLPFSGICMLVGAVKYSFKKMLLFSLTRFIRFSAYAYVIWAAHNF; translated from the coding sequence ATGAACAGACAAGGTTTTCTGCTACAGAATCTTTTGAAGGGCTTGGCTTGGTTTGCCCTTTTGGTAGTAGTTTACCTCGTGGTGAAGCGATATGTGGATGTTGACTACCTGGATTGGTTGTCTCCCATTTACGAAAAACCCCTCTACGTATTTTCCATTTTCACAGTCTCCGAGGTTGTAGTGGGCATTATTCCCCCCGAGGTATTTATGATCTGGTCGCTCAGAGAAGGAGTGGCAGCCATTTACATCTCCAACGTTTTGATTTTGGCGGCGTTGTCCTACGCTGCGGGGGTGATTGGATACTTTATTGGTTCGTATCTCAATCAGACCCAGTTCTACAAAGCGCTCGAGAAAAACTTTTTTGGCAAGTACACCACCTACCTTGACGAATATGGCGGCTTTTTGATCATTGTCGCTGCGCTCACGCCACTCCCTTTTTCAGGTATTTGTATGCTGGTGGGAGCGGTGAAGTATTCCTTCAAAAAGATGCTGCTGTTTTCGCTCACCCGCTTTATACGCTTTAGTGCGTATGCTTATGTTATATGGGCCGCCCACAACTTTTGA
- a CDS encoding hybrid sensor histidine kinase/response regulator has translation MQEKKYSILYVDDESNNLIVFRNAFFRNFKVITSNSAEEALDILKTEVVQVIISDQRMPGMTGIDFLSKANQISPDSIKMILTAYSDIDVILKAVNEVGIYQFILKPWDSNHLLLTLNNAIQKYELSTQNKALIDDLGKAKANLEQKVIERTQELATKNKELSTLNEVKDKFFSIISHDLKLPIASLNILLEIMLSFKHQLDEQKVHDLGEKAKEYLQHVTQLLDNLLHWSLSQTGDIKISNKKTDLVKVAKGQVDLFDFLASQKDIRIVMETDGSPLWSMVDENMVSLVLRNLISNAIKYSHEKGEIHLSFKREKDAVVISIVDAGVGIPQELIEKLQGNTWSEPRRGTMNEKGAGLGLRLGKEFIEKMHGQLIIDSSVNKGTKVKVYLPLYEVVTQKEIA, from the coding sequence TTGCAAGAAAAAAAGTATTCTATTTTATATGTAGACGATGAGTCAAACAACCTCATCGTATTTCGCAACGCCTTTTTCAGGAATTTTAAGGTAATCACGTCCAATTCAGCGGAGGAGGCCCTGGATATTTTGAAGACTGAGGTGGTTCAGGTGATCATTTCTGACCAAAGAATGCCGGGCATGACTGGTATCGATTTTCTGTCGAAAGCGAACCAGATATCGCCCGATTCCATCAAGATGATACTCACAGCCTACAGCGATATTGACGTGATACTCAAAGCTGTCAATGAGGTCGGCATTTATCAGTTCATCCTCAAACCATGGGATTCCAATCACCTGCTGCTCACCCTTAACAACGCTATACAGAAATACGAACTCAGCACTCAAAACAAAGCCCTGATTGACGACCTGGGCAAGGCCAAGGCCAACCTCGAACAAAAAGTGATTGAGCGCACCCAGGAGCTGGCTACAAAAAACAAAGAGCTCTCCACTCTCAATGAAGTCAAGGACAAATTCTTCTCGATCATTTCTCATGACCTGAAGCTGCCCATCGCTTCGCTCAACATCCTGCTTGAAATTATGCTCAGCTTTAAGCACCAGCTTGATGAGCAAAAAGTGCATGATCTGGGTGAAAAAGCAAAGGAATACCTCCAACACGTTACTCAACTGCTCGACAATCTGCTTCACTGGTCATTGTCGCAAACTGGCGATATTAAAATCAGTAATAAAAAGACGGACCTCGTGAAGGTGGCCAAAGGTCAGGTGGACCTATTTGATTTTCTGGCTTCACAGAAAGACATCCGTATCGTCATGGAAACTGACGGAAGTCCTTTGTGGTCAATGGTGGACGAAAATATGGTAAGTCTGGTGCTGCGAAACCTGATCAGCAACGCTATCAAATACTCCCACGAAAAGGGAGAAATTCACTTGTCATTCAAGAGAGAGAAAGACGCCGTTGTCATTTCGATTGTCGATGCTGGCGTGGGAATCCCGCAAGAGCTGATAGAAAAGCTACAGGGAAATACCTGGAGTGAGCCAAGAAGGGGCACGATGAATGAAAAAGGGGCTGGCCTGGGACTCAGGCTGGGCAAGGAGTTCATAGAAAAAATGCACGGGCAGCTTATTATCGACAGCAGCGTGAACAAGGGGACTAAAGTAAAAGTATACCTTCCTCTCTATGAGGTTGTAACCCAAAAGGAAATTGCTTAG
- the hemH gene encoding ferrochelatase, with protein MNNKKGKKGVLLVNLGTPDQPDTPNVRKYLREFLMDGRVIDIPFAQRWMLVNLIIAPFRAPKSAAEYQKLWDERGSPLKYYGEDVRDLLQKELNGDYVVALAMRYQNPSIASGLDELKKAHVSEIIVVPLFPQYASASTGSVADKVMELVRKWQIIPNIRFINQFADDPMFIEVIAQRAKKWMEQHDYDHYLFSYHGLPERQILKGSVGSQCQLGKCCNNYHDKNRYCYRAQCFLTSRLIAESLGIPEDKYTVAFQSRLGKTPWIQPYTDEKLVEFAEKGYKKVLAFSPAFVSDCLETTVEVGETYQEQFLEAGGERWDLVESLNDHPLWIECLKNLVLEKAS; from the coding sequence ATGAATAACAAGAAAGGGAAAAAGGGAGTGTTGCTGGTCAATTTAGGAACACCAGATCAGCCAGATACCCCTAATGTAAGGAAATACCTGAGAGAATTTTTAATGGACGGCAGGGTAATTGATATTCCTTTTGCTCAGAGATGGATGCTTGTTAACCTTATCATAGCTCCTTTTCGTGCGCCCAAGTCAGCGGCGGAATATCAAAAGTTATGGGATGAGAGAGGCTCTCCGCTCAAGTATTATGGCGAGGATGTGAGAGACTTGCTTCAGAAAGAACTGAACGGCGATTACGTGGTGGCACTGGCCATGCGATATCAAAATCCGAGTATTGCATCGGGGCTGGACGAGTTAAAAAAAGCGCATGTTAGCGAAATAATTGTGGTGCCTCTTTTTCCACAATATGCCTCCGCCAGCACCGGCTCAGTGGCTGATAAAGTAATGGAGCTTGTTCGGAAATGGCAGATTATACCCAACATTCGTTTCATCAACCAGTTTGCGGACGACCCGATGTTCATAGAAGTGATTGCTCAACGGGCAAAGAAGTGGATGGAGCAGCATGACTACGATCACTACTTATTCAGCTACCACGGGTTGCCCGAAAGACAGATTCTCAAAGGGTCGGTTGGTTCACAGTGCCAGCTGGGCAAGTGCTGCAACAACTACCACGATAAGAACCGGTATTGCTACCGTGCTCAGTGTTTTCTTACCTCTCGGTTAATCGCTGAAAGCCTGGGTATTCCTGAGGACAAATATACCGTTGCGTTTCAAAGCCGGCTGGGGAAAACTCCCTGGATACAGCCCTATACAGACGAGAAGCTGGTAGAGTTTGCTGAAAAGGGCTACAAAAAAGTACTCGCCTTTTCTCCGGCTTTTGTGTCGGACTGCCTCGAAACGACTGTTGAAGTAGGAGAAACCTATCAGGAACAATTTTTAGAGGCTGGCGGAGAACGCTGGGACTTGGTGGAAAGCCTCAATGATCACCCGCTCTGGATAGAATGCCTTAAAAACCTGGTGTTGGAAAAAGCTTCTTAG
- the glmM gene encoding phosphoglucosamine mutase, whose translation MTLIKSISGIRGTIGGKVGDGLTPLDTVKFAAAYGQWLLTQKAHPMVVIGRDARISGEIVSSLVASTLQSLGIDVIDLGLSTTPTVEMMVVEEKAGGGIIITASHNPIQWNALKLLNNKGEFLSGSDGENILSIADEEAFDFVDVKKLGSYTFREGTIEKHIEKILALPMVDVEAIRLRNFSVAVDAVNSTGGIAVPMLLKKLGVDRVEVFYGEPNGHFPHNPEPLPENLTHICGEIENGQFDLGIVVDPDVDRLALICEDGNTFGEEYTLVAIADYVLSQKPGPTVSNLSSTRALRDVTEKYGQKYEAAAVGEVNVVEKMKAIGAVIGGEGNGGVILPELHYGRDALVGIALFLTHLAKFGKSVSMLRSKYPNYHISKNKIELSPEMDVDLVLHEIKDKYQRQPINTVDGVKIEFDKEWVHLRKSNTEPIIRIYSESESQATAEHLAHKIMMDIKEIISEKI comes from the coding sequence GTGACTTTAATTAAATCAATATCTGGAATCAGAGGAACAATAGGTGGCAAAGTTGGTGACGGCTTGACTCCTCTGGATACTGTTAAGTTTGCCGCAGCCTATGGCCAGTGGCTATTGACACAAAAGGCTCATCCAATGGTGGTGATCGGACGAGATGCACGGATTTCCGGCGAAATCGTCTCCAGCCTCGTGGCGTCTACACTACAGTCGCTTGGCATCGATGTAATTGACCTCGGTCTTTCAACTACTCCCACTGTAGAAATGATGGTAGTGGAAGAAAAAGCCGGTGGGGGAATTATTATCACTGCCAGCCACAACCCGATACAATGGAATGCGCTTAAGCTGCTTAACAACAAGGGAGAGTTTCTGTCGGGAAGTGACGGCGAAAACATCTTATCTATAGCGGATGAAGAGGCCTTCGACTTCGTTGACGTTAAAAAACTCGGCAGCTACACCTTCAGAGAAGGCACCATAGAAAAACACATTGAAAAAATTCTTGCGCTGCCGATGGTAGATGTTGAAGCCATCAGGCTACGCAACTTCTCTGTTGCTGTGGATGCAGTGAATTCAACAGGAGGCATAGCAGTACCCATGCTGCTGAAGAAACTGGGAGTAGACCGGGTCGAAGTTTTCTACGGTGAACCCAATGGCCATTTCCCTCACAACCCCGAACCATTGCCTGAGAACCTTACCCACATTTGTGGTGAAATAGAAAATGGCCAGTTCGATCTGGGTATTGTGGTCGATCCTGACGTGGATCGCCTGGCACTCATTTGCGAGGACGGCAATACTTTTGGTGAAGAATACACCCTGGTGGCCATCGCCGACTATGTGCTGTCGCAAAAGCCCGGGCCAACCGTGTCCAACCTTTCTTCGACCAGGGCACTTAGAGACGTCACTGAAAAATATGGGCAGAAATATGAAGCGGCTGCGGTCGGCGAAGTGAATGTAGTCGAAAAAATGAAAGCAATCGGCGCTGTGATCGGTGGTGAAGGCAATGGCGGAGTGATCCTTCCTGAGCTTCACTATGGTCGGGATGCGCTCGTAGGCATCGCCCTTTTTCTTACCCACCTGGCCAAGTTTGGGAAAAGCGTGTCGATGCTTCGGTCAAAATATCCTAACTACCATATTTCGAAAAACAAGATTGAGCTTTCCCCTGAAATGGATGTTGATCTTGTATTGCACGAGATAAAGGACAAATATCAGCGTCAGCCGATCAATACTGTGGATGGTGTCAAAATTGAATTTGACAAAGAATGGGTGCATCTTCGTAAATCGAACACCGAGCCCATCATCCGGATTTATTCTGAGTCAGAAAGTCAGGCGACAGCCGAGCACCTGGCCCATAAAATCATGATGGACATCAAAGAGATTATTTCAGAAAAAATCTGA